One genomic region from Candidatus Nomurabacteria bacterium encodes:
- a CDS encoding helicase, translating into MLPKIIDNERKQLGDTLRELSKTHEHLSIATGYWDLPGTQILFDEIKNYKSIRLLIGQEPLMPRYKAKLKLEEPEQAFPDKDISFDLATLPQDENYRKLVTDIKQLIADGRLEVRVYRRSFLHSKCYIFGNYESESAIGIIGSSNFTRAGLTANTELNALEDDYRIVKSTPRAESDDHGHLSWFDKVWNDELTEKWDGRFSELLGDSPVGDLMYSPYDMYIKTLWELYQDEIVEDEELSEETSDILYAFQQRNAQLLLKKLNKYGLAMLADSVGLGKTITAGAVIKHYAHEKQKRRIYVIAPASLTQQWRDELAGVYGLLPSDFEILSMQDSNAIQRARELDRYAEVDMFVIDEAHNLRNDGSKRHQELLEWFSDNPESKVLLLTATPINNSLTDFVNQIQLAAKGSLESFPVVYPTTKKNEVIDFFEAVKRLSNEMAKAENKGEKPDFNKVNRIMRQGLRHFLVRTTRRGIEQEGGLIGNDGNLRRFPVSEVKPSPYSFSDNLGLSVNNVINNNINVFSGKDPRTLDVDSLLEQTQRTKHPLDLITGIETTDDEYTGNVFVNVFQVLLLLGFSPYRSETYQHRFYGKTPDDIKQFKLPPEQSFTLQSQMSVHNMLRVTLLKRLESSQYALRKSLENYQEKLNYFANKLDEGYIIKFKDIQAIQSVFGDDLELVADHNVNAQQEDQIDITPANTEKYNVQALKEDIQKDQQLLSVLIEVCRALEDNDDKLNSFSELLTKIVSEQKAGKKVLVFSYYADTIKYLSEKLPSLMSTPDFGQ; encoded by the coding sequence TAAATCTATTCGCCTGCTCATAGGGCAAGAACCATTGATGCCTCGATACAAAGCAAAGCTCAAACTTGAAGAACCCGAGCAAGCCTTTCCCGACAAAGATATTAGTTTTGATCTTGCAACCCTCCCCCAAGACGAAAACTACCGCAAACTAGTAACTGATATAAAGCAGTTAATTGCTGATGGTCGTTTGGAAGTGCGAGTCTATCGCCGAAGCTTCCTTCACTCCAAGTGCTATATCTTTGGCAATTACGAAAGCGAATCAGCTATCGGAATTATTGGATCATCAAACTTCACGAGAGCTGGTCTGACTGCTAACACTGAGCTCAATGCCCTTGAAGACGACTACCGAATCGTGAAGTCTACTCCCCGAGCAGAATCTGACGATCACGGTCATTTGAGTTGGTTTGATAAAGTTTGGAATGACGAACTTACTGAAAAGTGGGATGGCAGATTCTCTGAATTACTTGGCGATTCACCTGTAGGCGATCTTATGTACAGTCCATACGATATGTACATAAAAACTCTTTGGGAGTTATATCAAGATGAAATAGTAGAAGACGAAGAGTTGTCAGAAGAGACTTCAGATATACTCTATGCCTTTCAGCAACGAAACGCCCAACTGCTACTTAAGAAACTCAATAAATATGGTTTAGCGATGCTTGCCGATTCTGTTGGTCTCGGTAAAACAATAACTGCTGGTGCGGTTATCAAGCACTATGCTCACGAAAAGCAGAAACGACGCATTTATGTCATCGCCCCTGCCAGCCTAACTCAACAGTGGCGAGATGAACTCGCTGGTGTTTATGGGCTTCTGCCGAGTGATTTTGAAATCCTTTCAATGCAAGATAGCAATGCAATTCAGCGTGCCCGAGAACTTGATCGTTACGCAGAAGTAGATATGTTTGTTATTGATGAAGCTCACAACCTACGCAATGACGGCAGTAAGCGTCATCAAGAGCTACTAGAATGGTTTAGCGATAATCCTGAAAGCAAGGTATTACTCCTCACTGCTACGCCAATCAACAACTCTCTTACAGATTTTGTAAATCAGATTCAGTTAGCCGCCAAGGGTAGCCTTGAGTCTTTCCCAGTGGTCTATCCAACCACTAAGAAAAACGAAGTGATTGACTTCTTTGAGGCTGTAAAGCGTCTTTCAAATGAGATGGCTAAGGCAGAAAACAAAGGCGAAAAGCCTGACTTTAATAAAGTGAACCGTATTATGAGGCAAGGACTTCGCCATTTCCTAGTTCGCACGACACGTCGTGGTATTGAGCAGGAAGGTGGCTTGATTGGCAATGATGGAAACTTACGCCGTTTCCCAGTCAGTGAAGTTAAGCCTTCTCCGTACAGCTTCAGCGATAATCTCGGATTGAGCGTTAATAACGTCATCAACAACAATATCAACGTATTTTCTGGCAAAGACCCACGTACGCTAGATGTAGACTCACTTCTTGAGCAAACACAACGCACAAAGCATCCACTCGATCTTATTACTGGCATTGAAACAACTGACGATGAATACACGGGTAATGTGTTCGTCAACGTGTTTCAGGTGTTACTATTACTTGGCTTCTCGCCGTATCGTTCTGAGACATATCAGCATCGTTTTTACGGTAAAACGCCAGACGATATAAAGCAGTTCAAGCTTCCGCCAGAACAGTCCTTCACTCTTCAAAGTCAAATGAGCGTGCACAATATGCTTCGTGTAACCTTACTTAAGCGACTGGAAAGCTCACAGTACGCACTTCGTAAATCACTAGAAAACTACCAGGAGAAGCTCAATTATTTCGCTAACAAGCTAGATGAAGGCTACATTATTAAGTTCAAAGACATCCAAGCGATTCAATCTGTGTTTGGTGATGATCTCGAACTTGTAGCAGATCATAATGTAAATGCCCAGCAAGAAGATCAGATTGACATTACACCTGCCAATACCGAGAAGTACAACGTTCAGGCTCTCAAAGAAGACATCCAAAAGGATCAACAACTCTTAAGCGTGCTCATTGAGGTTTGTCGTGCACTTGAAGACAATGACGACAAGCTCAATTCGTTTAGCGAACTTCTAACAAAGATTGTTTCCGAGCAAAAAGCTGGCAAGAAGGTTCTTGTTTTTAGCTACTACGCAGACACCATTAAGTA